From a single Gimesia fumaroli genomic region:
- a CDS encoding S1C family serine protease, translating into MIQNWCHTGLRTCLLIIILATCNSVQADWIELVSGHKIQGDVLKENNKHLLVDIGIEVLRIPVEQVRSRTKSEPVADGKKMITKSKDKIYSVAELPVKSIKELARIYGEAVTLVQTPSGLGSGFIINDRGYCVTNYHVVEKETRIAVTIFHRTASGEFQRRQIKDVEIVALNPFFDLALLRIPRQKDVPFRTVYLAENDQQREGEEVFAIGNPLGLERSVSRGIVSTRNRNMQGIVYIQTTTQINPGNSGGPLFNSRGEVIGVTNMKLILGEGLGFAIPITYVKHFLDNRDAFAFDKTSPNTGYRYFDAPRRKTVDSVK; encoded by the coding sequence ATGATACAAAACTGGTGCCATACAGGGCTGAGAACCTGCTTGTTAATTATAATTCTGGCTACCTGCAATTCGGTTCAGGCAGATTGGATTGAGCTCGTCAGCGGGCACAAAATTCAGGGTGATGTTCTCAAAGAGAACAACAAGCACTTACTTGTGGATATCGGAATCGAGGTCTTGCGGATTCCCGTTGAGCAGGTTCGATCCCGGACCAAATCCGAACCCGTTGCAGATGGCAAAAAAATGATTACCAAGAGTAAAGATAAAATTTACTCTGTTGCCGAACTCCCGGTTAAAAGTATCAAGGAACTGGCGCGAATCTATGGGGAAGCGGTCACACTGGTCCAGACACCGAGTGGACTGGGCTCCGGCTTTATTATCAATGATCGCGGATATTGTGTCACGAACTACCATGTTGTCGAGAAAGAGACTCGTATCGCCGTCACCATATTTCACCGTACTGCCAGTGGTGAGTTTCAACGCCGCCAAATTAAAGATGTGGAGATTGTGGCGTTAAACCCGTTTTTTGATTTAGCATTACTACGCATTCCTCGCCAGAAGGATGTCCCATTTCGTACCGTCTATCTGGCGGAAAATGACCAACAGCGCGAAGGTGAAGAAGTCTTTGCAATCGGGAATCCACTGGGGCTGGAACGGTCTGTTTCACGAGGGATCGTCAGTACCCGTAATCGTAACATGCAGGGGATTGTCTATATCCAGACGACGACCCAGATCAATCCGGGGAATAGTGGCGGCCCGCTGTTTAATTCGCGCGGGGAAGTGATTGGCGTGACCAATATGAAGTTGATTCTCGGAGAAGGCCTGGGCTTTGCGATTCCGATTACCTATGTGAAACATTTTCTGGATAACCGCGATGCCTTTGCATTCGATAAAACGAGTCCCAATACAGGTTATCGCTATTTTGATGCCCCCCGTAGAAAAACAGTTGATTCTGTAAAATAA
- a CDS encoding EF-hand domain-containing protein codes for MKRSYPFLALLALLGLSVNPLSAAPEDAESASQSIFQQLDKNSDGTVTAEEVPEDKERFFDHLIRKGDQNKDGKLSKDEFEAGLKKEEQKFPAGEGLNRNRGPRNFDYKMFLSRLDRNGDKKISKEELPEPLRARMEPLFERLNKEEISLDEFEKFGIRFRGGRPPGNPSPKPGEMSEGAQRFFNMLDTNKDGKLTLDEAPDRGKRILKSILEKSGKGNNAELTKEEFQKGLAAFRPDQRRPGREGDKEMKRPEMRKDAENRPTRSSSRSPKRSELPEGAQRFFERLDTNKDGKLTLDEAPVRGKLFVRQLLDKSGKGADDELTMEEFKGEFTSFRPDQRRPGRENEKEMKGRTMRAPQIRDQAKNQPSEPSRRRPGSNFFQTVDLDNDGKLSKYELNQIDRVFDRLDRNRNGYLEIDEVVGQRRGRINPIRIEYGQQKLKLKTETEGKKASE; via the coding sequence ATGAAACGTTCTTACCCGTTTTTAGCCTTGTTGGCCCTGCTTGGCCTTTCTGTCAATCCGCTCTCCGCAGCGCCGGAGGATGCAGAGTCGGCCTCGCAGAGCATCTTTCAGCAACTTGACAAAAACTCAGATGGAACAGTCACTGCGGAAGAAGTACCGGAGGATAAAGAACGGTTCTTTGATCATCTGATTCGCAAGGGAGACCAGAACAAAGACGGAAAACTGTCAAAGGACGAATTCGAAGCAGGGCTAAAAAAAGAAGAACAGAAATTTCCAGCAGGCGAAGGCCTCAATCGTAATCGGGGGCCCCGCAACTTTGACTATAAAATGTTCCTGAGTCGTCTGGACCGTAATGGTGACAAGAAAATTTCTAAAGAGGAACTTCCCGAACCGTTACGGGCACGAATGGAACCGTTGTTTGAACGCTTAAATAAAGAGGAAATTTCACTGGACGAATTTGAGAAATTCGGAATTCGGTTCAGAGGAGGCAGACCACCTGGAAATCCTTCTCCCAAGCCGGGAGAGATGTCGGAAGGTGCACAGCGGTTTTTCAATATGCTGGATACCAATAAGGACGGGAAACTCACCTTGGACGAAGCCCCCGATCGCGGTAAACGGATCTTGAAAAGCATCCTGGAGAAATCCGGAAAAGGGAACAATGCAGAACTGACGAAAGAGGAATTTCAAAAAGGGCTGGCAGCCTTTCGTCCCGATCAACGACGTCCCGGTCGCGAAGGCGACAAAGAAATGAAACGTCCGGAGATGAGAAAGGATGCTGAAAACCGTCCCACTCGTTCTTCAAGCCGTTCGCCAAAGCGTAGTGAATTGCCGGAAGGTGCACAGCGATTTTTCGAAAGGTTGGACACGAATAAAGATGGTAAACTTACACTCGATGAGGCTCCTGTAAGAGGAAAACTTTTTGTTCGCCAACTTTTGGACAAATCAGGAAAAGGCGCGGATGATGAACTGACGATGGAAGAATTCAAGGGCGAGTTCACTTCGTTCCGCCCTGACCAACGTCGTCCTGGCCGTGAAAACGAGAAAGAAATGAAAGGTCGGACAATGCGCGCCCCCCAAATACGTGATCAAGCGAAAAACCAGCCGAGTGAGCCATCCAGGCGGCGTCCCGGTTCCAATTTCTTTCAAACGGTTGACCTGGATAACGATGGAAAACTGAGCAAATACGAGTTAAATCAAATTGATCGCGTCTTTGATAGACTGGATCGAAATCGGAATGGATATCTCGAAATTGATGAGGTCGTGGGGCAAAGGCGAGGTAGAATCAATCCCATTCGTATTGAGTATGGACAGCAAAAATTGAAGCTAAAAACTGAGACTGAGGGGAAAAAAGCATCGGAGTAA
- a CDS encoding cytochrome c encodes MNEPANRLKQKPIVWSISASYACLSVLLLFTGCGGSTPPATPAPQPQTNTAPAAAPTTPVTQTAQAQPQKSEEKKDGRKMIDGIPYDVWFDNPLAVAGNNQSVTPVALPGNTVAANSTTPAAGKMKPAANPEAPAAGGVDWKTIIPMPVLESQVKDIRNRLTKNMQSVGTYNNSYLEIPTFTTTLAALAGIVTEHPEDVGWKKNAKYLRDLAAGISAEPLKRGAKSFREIQVPYEQMIVILNGSVPAGIADADEKKPLSEVASMGDLMKRADIASKWLKSNVGNADALKSEKEKVIEEAHLLAAISKIITTEGYGYVDDEGFLNHANPMADASLQMVAAAKSDNFPEFDKGLTRVYKACTECHSEYKE; translated from the coding sequence ATGAACGAGCCGGCAAACCGGTTGAAACAGAAACCAATCGTGTGGTCAATTTCAGCGTCTTATGCCTGTCTGTCTGTTTTGTTGCTCTTTACAGGCTGCGGTGGCAGTACACCACCGGCAACACCTGCGCCACAGCCTCAAACAAACACAGCTCCCGCTGCAGCGCCAACGACTCCCGTTACTCAGACGGCGCAAGCACAACCTCAAAAAAGTGAAGAGAAAAAAGATGGCCGCAAAATGATTGACGGCATCCCATATGACGTTTGGTTTGATAACCCATTAGCCGTCGCCGGTAATAATCAGTCCGTTACCCCGGTTGCACTACCCGGTAATACGGTCGCTGCAAATTCCACAACCCCCGCTGCCGGCAAAATGAAACCAGCAGCGAATCCAGAAGCACCTGCTGCAGGGGGAGTTGACTGGAAAACGATCATTCCGATGCCGGTATTGGAATCCCAGGTAAAAGACATACGCAATCGACTGACGAAAAATATGCAGTCGGTCGGTACTTACAACAACAGTTATCTGGAAATCCCTACCTTCACCACAACTCTTGCTGCACTGGCAGGGATCGTTACGGAACACCCGGAAGATGTTGGCTGGAAAAAAAATGCCAAATATCTGCGTGATCTGGCTGCCGGTATTTCAGCAGAGCCACTAAAACGCGGCGCGAAATCTTTCCGTGAAATTCAAGTTCCCTACGAACAAATGATTGTGATCTTAAATGGGAGCGTGCCAGCCGGTATTGCGGATGCAGATGAAAAGAAACCTCTCTCTGAAGTCGCTTCGATGGGCGATTTGATGAAACGCGCCGACATTGCCTCCAAATGGCTGAAATCAAATGTCGGAAATGCAGACGCTTTGAAATCAGAAAAAGAAAAAGTGATTGAGGAAGCACACCTGTTGGCAGCGATTTCGAAAATCATTACGACTGAGGGATATGGTTATGTTGACGATGAAGGTTTTCTGAATCATGCCAACCCGATGGCAGACGCCAGCCTGCAAATGGTCGCTGCGGCAAAAAGTGACAATTTCCCTGAATTCGATAAAGGCTTAACACGAGTCTATAAAGCCTGCACTGAATGCCATAGCGAATATAAAGAGTAA
- a CDS encoding sodium:solute symporter family protein produces the protein MILAAEKNAWLGLHPADWIVLALYFVVILAIGLWSIKKVKDMTDFFMGGRRFGKVFMMFFAFGSGTSSEQAISVVAGTWRAGLAGIWWQFLWLWATPFYWIVAPIMRRMRALTTADFFETRFNGPTAVLYSFYGIAISITFIAGGLFGTGKMVDALTGNELDRMAIQANIMVPAAEWDAKEKTFQITERRLQGYEYAILAVTVMFVIYGMAGGLGAAIITDFIQGILTIIFSFLLLPFVFFEIGGFGKLHPQSELKPGMLDLIASPEIAATLGSEPITPFYVFMLSVTALAGIVIQPHIMGVCGAGKTEFEGRFGFTVGNFLKRFCTVAWTFTGLACIIWYMGDSSPLKTSPDPADQAIYQSLIMRASPDFHDLPAEEKAKIETTDRNFADRLFGMAAHDILPRIAPGLIGLLLASLLAAVMSTSDAQMIISSGLFTENIYKKSLVKNRSQRHYLWVGRIAGLVIVILALILQTTFTDIIAALKVIVKTPACIGISLWFGIVWRRWNVISVWVSTATGILAWIVVAFYPDWLHQSGLLPELMFKIDGTSVKMWDVWQMFSFMSLAVLSGIIASFLTPRQSQEKLDHFYNLMHTPVKLNEVIESPCTLPENPEPVGKKLFPNSKDIEIPKPTFQDLGGFILAWCAVGAIIWLTKFLAAVA, from the coding sequence ATGATACTCGCTGCCGAAAAGAATGCCTGGCTGGGACTTCACCCTGCCGACTGGATTGTACTGGCTTTGTACTTCGTCGTCATTCTTGCCATTGGTCTGTGGTCAATCAAAAAAGTAAAAGATATGACCGACTTCTTCATGGGCGGCCGCCGGTTCGGCAAAGTCTTCATGATGTTCTTTGCCTTTGGATCGGGTACAAGTAGCGAACAGGCCATCAGTGTGGTGGCAGGAACCTGGCGCGCCGGTCTGGCGGGAATCTGGTGGCAGTTTCTCTGGCTCTGGGCGACTCCCTTTTATTGGATCGTCGCACCGATCATGAGACGCATGCGCGCGTTGACCACTGCTGATTTCTTTGAAACTCGGTTTAATGGCCCCACGGCTGTTCTGTATTCTTTCTATGGGATTGCGATCTCGATCACGTTTATCGCCGGCGGTTTATTCGGCACGGGAAAAATGGTGGATGCCCTGACGGGTAATGAACTCGATCGCATGGCGATTCAAGCCAATATAATGGTTCCTGCCGCTGAGTGGGATGCGAAAGAGAAAACATTTCAGATCACAGAACGTCGACTGCAAGGATATGAGTATGCGATCCTGGCAGTGACCGTCATGTTCGTCATCTATGGAATGGCGGGCGGGCTGGGCGCAGCGATTATCACCGACTTCATTCAGGGTATTCTGACAATCATTTTCTCTTTTTTACTACTCCCCTTCGTCTTTTTTGAGATCGGCGGCTTCGGCAAACTCCACCCCCAGTCAGAGCTCAAACCAGGTATGCTGGATCTGATTGCCAGCCCGGAAATCGCCGCCACACTAGGCAGCGAGCCGATCACCCCGTTTTATGTCTTTATGTTATCAGTCACCGCACTGGCGGGAATTGTGATTCAACCGCATATTATGGGCGTCTGTGGAGCAGGGAAGACCGAATTCGAAGGCCGCTTCGGATTCACAGTGGGTAACTTTCTGAAACGCTTTTGTACCGTCGCCTGGACCTTTACCGGCCTGGCATGCATTATCTGGTACATGGGGGACAGCAGCCCCCTGAAGACATCCCCCGATCCTGCAGATCAGGCGATTTATCAATCATTGATCATGCGGGCCAGTCCCGATTTTCACGACTTACCTGCGGAAGAGAAAGCGAAAATCGAGACCACTGATCGTAATTTCGCCGACCGTCTCTTTGGAATGGCGGCCCATGATATTCTACCTCGGATCGCACCGGGACTGATTGGTTTGTTGCTCGCTTCGTTGCTGGCGGCTGTGATGAGTACCAGTGACGCCCAGATGATTATCTCCAGTGGCCTGTTTACCGAAAACATCTACAAAAAAAGTTTGGTAAAAAATCGTTCGCAACGACACTATCTCTGGGTCGGGCGTATCGCGGGGCTGGTGATTGTGATCCTTGCACTCATTTTGCAGACGACGTTTACGGATATCATTGCGGCTTTGAAAGTCATTGTAAAAACTCCCGCCTGTATCGGGATCAGCCTCTGGTTTGGAATCGTCTGGAGACGCTGGAATGTGATCTCCGTCTGGGTATCCACGGCAACCGGAATACTGGCGTGGATTGTGGTTGCCTTCTATCCCGACTGGTTACATCAATCAGGACTGCTGCCGGAATTAATGTTTAAGATCGATGGTACTTCCGTCAAAATGTGGGACGTCTGGCAGATGTTTTCTTTCATGAGTCTGGCGGTTCTCAGTGGGATCATTGCCAGCTTTCTCACTCCGCGCCAGTCACAGGAAAAACTGGACCACTTCTATAATTTGATGCATACTCCCGTCAAACTGAACGAAGTCATCGAGTCACCCTGTACCCTTCCAGAGAACCCGGAACCGGTCGGGAAGAAACTCTTTCCCAATTCAAAAGATATCGAAATTCCCAAACCAACATTTCAGGATCTCGGCGGCTTTATCCTGGCCTGGTGTGCCGTGGGTGCCATTATCTGGTTGACGAAATTTCTCGCTGCAGTCGCTTAA